In the Nocardia asteroides genome, TCGGGAACGTACGGGGCACCACTTCATCGACCTATCGCGTGCCTATCTATTGCACGGTAACCGGCGTAGGGCGCTCGATGCCTTGCTCACCGCAAAGCAGATCGCGCCCGCGCAGACGCGGTACAACCCCGGCGTACATGAAACTGTGCGCGCTCTGGCCCGGGCCGAGACTCGAAGCGTGGGCCTCGTCCACGATTTCGCGGTGTGGTGCGGAATCGTGCACCGGCTCTAGCCGGGAATCCCTTTCACCGCAGCCGGGGACAAGAACTCGACTCGGAAGGACTCGACAAACTCACCGCGGCTGTCGAGGAAGCGACGTGTATGGGGTTGGCGCTCGTGTTCTTCGAAGGCGTCTCGATTCCTGTAGACCTCGTAGAAGACT is a window encoding:
- a CDS encoding putative quinol monooxygenase, which gives rise to MFALVVRFDLIDAEKAADFDDLVEETVAAIREREPGTLVYATHTVENEPLARVFYEVYRNRDAFEEHERQPHTRRFLDSRGEFVESFRVEFLSPAAVKGIPG